The genomic DNA GGTCCCATATCCTTAATTGCACCATAGGGAGTCATATACCATCCTTGACGGGCGTAATGAGCATAAGATGATGAGTCAAATACATTTGCACCTAAAGCTGACATAAAAGGAAGTTCGACAGGATCTCCAGCGCCATATACATGGATTGGTATATCATCACCGCACATATTCCTTGCATCTCTTATAACCTTTCCGACAAAACCAAGATCATGGTTTTTATTTAAAAAAGGCACTAAACTGCCCAATGCAAGGTAACTGACGCCTAAATTCATAAGCTCTTCAGTGCATTGCCGCCGTAAATCATGAAATTTACCGCCCTGCTGAACTCCGGCTAATATTGCTTCATTTACTAATGAGGCTGCTTCTTTAATACGAATTAATGTTCTGTTCCATTTCTTTTCGGCAATAGCTCTACGTTCGCCTGGAGGACTTACTAAATCTAAAGGTGAAACAATATCCGAACCAATTTTTTCTTGGAATTCTACAATTGTTTTATTTTTTAGATAAAGGCTTCCTTGAAATCCTTGAAATGCCCCTGAATCAGTCATGATAAGTCCTTGAAAATCAATATATTCATGAATTTTTTGGCCATTTTCAAATTTGTTTCGGACATTTCTATCTTTATAAAGAAAAAAAGCATTGACAATACACCCTTGAATATCAAATTCTTTTACCCATAAATCCATAGGCACTGGACATTCAGCAGGGTGATATACTGGTAAAAATATAGGCAGGTTATACAACCTTCCTTTTCGGCTCTTTATTGATTTCATATTCTTAAACCATTCTGTAAATTTTTAAATTAACGGCATCCTTCATAATACAGGAAAAATAGTTAACACTTTAAAAAAACAATATTTAAACTGGATTCCCGCCTTCGCGGGAATGACGGCACAATACCCACGTCATTCCCGCGAAGGCGGGAATCCAGACTTAAAACAAAAAGTGTAAACTAAAATTGAAGAATGCCAAATTAACCTATTTTATCATTTCAATTTCTTTTAATCTATTTTCAAGCTTCTTTTTTGAGACAGGAAATGAAGTTTTAAGCTCTTGGGCAAAAATTGAAATTCTATATTCTTGCAACATCCAAAAAAATTCAAAAAGCGCGTCTTGTTTTTCTTTTGAACAAAGGAAATTAACTTTTCTTACAAGTTCTTCATATTTAAAAATAAAATCTCTTACTTCTAAATATTTAGCCTGATCTTTCTGATAATTTATCATGCCTCTTTTGGCTCGAAAATAAATCCCCTTAATGTACCGTTCTATATCAATAAGCTTTTCTGAGGGGTATATATTCAAAAAATCAGCAGGAACAAGATTATCAAGCTCAGTCCTAAGTTCTTCTATAAATCCATCAAGCACGGATGAATTTTTTAAAGAAATTTTTAAATCATATAAATACGTCCTCAATTCATCATAGGTTTTGAAGAAACTTTTAATCTTTTCTAATAGATCTCTACCTTTTTCAATAATAACTTTTTTTGCTGATTCTCCATAGGAAATAAATTCATTTTCATCTTTAATATTTCGGCAAAAAATATCTTTTATTATTCTATTGCAAAGTTGTTTTTCAAAAAATTCTATTCCTCCAAAATAATTTGCAATTTTTCTATGTTCCCCAGAAAGAACCATGATTTTTTTTAAAAATTTAAGTTCTAACGAATATTTTATGGAATAAAGGGCTTGTACTCCTTCAATATGAGAAGTTAAAGCCTTATATGGAGATTCAAAAAGTCTTAAATTAACACATTTATTTCCTTTTTCAAGTCCTGGAAAAACCGTCCATGTAAGGCCTACATTGCTTTCTAATTTTATGGCCTCTGGAATAGTTCCAAATATCCAATCAATACAGTTTTCTTTTTCCCATCCTTTTTTTGCTTCGTCAAATTCTTTTTCGTTATTTAATTTAATAGTTTTAAATAAGATAGATTTATTCCTGCTTGATTCAAGTACCTGTCCGTCTGGCCCTAAAATTGAAATCCTCATTTTAAGATAAGGAGATATAGCATCGTCTTTCCATAAAACAGAAGGAATTTCTACTCCAAACCGATTACTAATAAAAGTGCTTAATGTATAAAAAAGCGATTCTTCATTCTTTGGCATTTCATTTAATATAATATCAACTGTTTTTAATATTGGAACAAATATTTTTCTATATGATTTTGGAAGAACTTTAATCAATGCTTCAATTTTTTCATGCAGATATGCCGGAATAAGCCAGTCTAATCTTTCATGTTTTATAAATGGAACCGAATCTAAAGGGACTTTAATTGTTATTCCATCTTTTTCATCACTCGGGTCAAAATGATATTCACATTTAAAACCGCGTGTTCCAAAATATAACGTATCAGGATACAATGACAGTTTTTCTTCGTCTATATCAAAATTTATTAGCATATCCCTGCTAAATTTCAAAAAATCATCGCTGCCTTTTTTCTTTATAATATATTTAAGTGTTTTAAAATCATAAACAATTTTTAAACGTTCTTTGTAAAAATCAAACAATTTTTCGTCAGAAACAAGAATATCCCTTCTTCTTAGTTTATTTTCAATAACCCTCACAGATTCAACTTCTAACAAATTATACTTCATAAATCCAAGTATTTCTATTACTTCTAAATCAATAAGCGCATTTTGAATGAATATCTCAGTTGCTTCTTCAGGATTTGTTCTTCCATAGGATACTGTTCTTGAATCTATTATAAGGCCAAAAAGAATAACTTGCTCAGTAGCAATAACTTCTCCTCGTTTTTTGCTCCAAGCAGGCTCAATATAAGAATACCTGCATAAATCTTTTCCGATCGATTCTAACCATGAACTATGAATCTTTGCATTTGTTCGAGCAAAAAGTCTTGATGTTTCTACAAATTCAAAAGCAACTATCCATTCTGGAGGAGCTCCGAAAAGAACAGAACCAGGAAAAATCATAGCTTCTTTACCTTTTGCTGCTTTAAATATATTTTTTTCTTTTTGCATTGCAATATTTGAAAGGTAACCGCTTAAAATTGAACAATGTATTGCCATATAAAGGGGGCTAAAATCTTTCAGTTTAAAATTATTTTTTTTAGGATTTTCTTGTTCTTCAATTTCTATATCACTTTCTTCAAGAATAGAAACAAGCTGTTCATGGATGTCTATCCACTCTTTTATTTTTCTAAAAGATAAAAAATGTTCCAAACATAATTTTTTTAAAGCATTCTTGCTTGGAAGCTCGGAAACTTTCGTATGATACCAATTCCAAATGTTTATAAACGCAGTGAAATCGGACATTGGGTCATTAAAAACAGCATGTTTTTTATCGGCTTCCTTTGCTTTTTCAAGAGGTCTTTCCCTTACGTCTTGGGATGCAAGTGCTGATGCAATAATTAAAATATCTTTAAGACAACCATTTTTTTTAGCTTCAATAAGCATACTTGAAATTCTTGGATCAACTGGAAGTCTTGACATTAGCCAGCCTTTTTTAGTGAGCATCAAATTTTTTCTGGACTTGAAAGCATCGTTTGGATTTTTATAAGAAATTGCACCAAGTTCAAAAAGAAGATCAAAACCGTCTTTTATATTTCTTTTTAAAGGAGCGTCAATAAAAGGAAAATCGTATATATTTCCAAGATTTAAAGACATCATTTTAAGAATAACTTCTGCAAGATTTGATCTCAATATTTCAGGAGGAGTGTAAACAGATCTGGAATTAAAATCTTCTTCAGAAAAAAGTCGTATACATACCCCATTTTCTATTCTTCCGCATCTTCCTTTTCTCTGATTTAAACTGCTTTGGGAAACTGAAGAAATCGGAAGGGATGTCGTTCTGGAATTTGGGTTATATTGTGAAACTCTTGCAACTCCTGTATCAATAACATATTTTATGCCAGGAATAGTTATTGAAGTTTCAGCAATATTAGTTGCTACAATTATTTTTCTATCAAATGTTTTTAAAAAAATCCTTGATTGCTCACCAGAGCTAAGCCTTGCATATAATGGAAGTATAAGAATATTGCTATAACGCCTTGCTGCGATTAATTCGCAGGTTTCCCTTATATCCTGTTCAGTAGGCATAAATATAAGAATATCACCCAAAGTATATGATTCAATAAGTTTGATAGTAGCATCAACTGCTGACTCAACGTAACTTGGCTCGTAATCTTCATTTTGTTTAAATTCTATAGGAACATAGTTAAGATCAACAGGATAAAGCCTGCCAGACACTTCTATTATTTTTGCATTATTAAAGGCTCTGGAAAATTTTTCAGTATCAATAGTAGCGGATGTTATAATAACTTTAAGATTTTTCCGTTTAGTTATTATTTTTCTTAAAAGTCCTAAAATAAAATCAATATTCAAACTTCTTTCATGGGCTTCATCCACTATTATAGTATCGTAATAGGTTAAATAAGGATTTTTTTGGGCTTCCGTTAATAAGATACCATCTGTCATTATTTTTATGATATTATTTTTATTTAAAGTATCCTGAAACCTTATTTTATAGCCTACAATATTATTTTCTTCTCCTATTTCTTCGGAAATTCTTTTCGCAATACTTATTGCGGCTATTCTTCTTGGCTGAGTACATCCTATCATTCCTTTTAAGCCTCTACCAGCAAGAAGGCACAATTTAGGAATTTGAGTCGTTTTGCCGGAACCAGTTTCTCCAGATATAATTAAAACTTGTTCTTTTTTTATGTACTCAATTATTTCATCTTTTTTTGATATAATCGGAAGATCAGAATCAAAGGAAAGATTCCCCCATCTGTTTAAATTTTCTTCGATATTAAAATTGGTTTTCATTTTATTTCAATTAGATTTTAAATGGTATATATTCTAAAAAAAGAATATAAATAGATAGATAAACAGTCTATATTCAATACTTTTAGCCTTAGCCATAGTTAAGCTATTTAACTATATTTCTTTTTTAGAATATAGTTAAATATTGTGTCTTTTAAAGGGATGCTGAATTATCGCTTAAAAAATCAGAAATGGTTTTAAGGGCAACATCAAAATCATAATCCCGTATCTGATTTTCAAGTTGATCTAAATCCTTTGACGGGAAATATTTTTTTATGATAATCAACTTTGTGTTAATTTCTGGGATATCAGCAAGCTCAATTGCTTTCGAAAGATCATTTAAAGCTGATATAAAACTTGGCGGTTTATTTATTTTTTCATCAAAATTATCGTGCCTTTCATCGGTTTCAGTTTTAAGTGTTTGCAAGGAATCAAGAACTATTTTTAGGGATTCCATTAAATCTTCTATTTGTAAATCGGATGATGCCGCATCTGCAGCTGATAGTTCTAATACTTGCGCCTTATTCCCTAAGTCAAAAGCTCCTATATTTAAAGCACTGCCTTTTAAACTATGGGCAAGCATTCTAAGAGTCTTAAAGTCTTTTTGTAAAAATGTTTCTCTTATTCTGCTATCTATATTAGAGCTATTATTAAAAAAGCCTATAATAATTTTTTTGAATGTACTGGCATCAATTGCGAGTCTGCCCATAGCGGTTTTAATATCTATCCCCGGAAGTTTTTCTGGCAGAATGCTATTAGTAGGAAGCATTTCTACTTGTATATCACTTTCCAAAAATTCTTGAATTTCTTTTTGATCTACAACTGTAGAAATCATTTCAGGTATTTTTCTTTCTTCAAGATTTAAAAACTTACACAACGTATGAAATAATCTATTTTGATTAATGGGTTTAGTCACATACCCATTCATCCCAGCATCAAGGCATTTTTCTTCATCACCTTTCATGGCATGGGCGGTCATAGCGATAATAGGAAGATTTGCAAATTTAGGATTCTGGCGAATAAGTCGGGTTGCTTCATATCCATCCATTTCAGGCATTTGGATGTCCATGAGAATAGCATCATAATAATTATTTTGAAGTAATTTTAAAGCTTCTATGCCATTATTAGCGATCCTGACATTAATTCCTGATCCTTCTAAAATTGCTAACGCTATTTCCTGATTCGTAAAATTATCTTCTGCTACTAAAATATTACATCCCGTAAGTCTTTTTTTATAAACAGACGCCTGAGTAATTATGTTTGTTTTTTTTCTTTCTACTTTAATCGAATCTTTTTTTAATACGTCCATAATAGTATTAAACAGAAACGAAGCATTTACAGGTTTTGTAAGAAATCCCTTTATTCCTGCTTTTTCTGCATCAGATTGCCCAATTTCTTTAGCGAAACCAATCAACATGATAATCGGAATATCTATTTTTAATTCGTGAGTTATTTTTCTTGAAAGCTCAAGGCCATCCATACCACTCATCATCTGATCTATAAAAATAAGTTCAACAGAACCACCTTGGTCACGATCCTTTTTTAGTTTTTCAATAGCGTTTATACCTGAATCAGCCATGTTTACATGCCAACCAAATGATTCTAAATATTTTTTTAGTATACGCTGACTTTCACTATGATTGCCTATAGTCAAAATATTTAACTTAGACATATTATTTGGAATTTCAAATCTTTTTTCCTTAAAATCAGGCTGCCTTTTAAAAGGAATAACAAAATAAAAAGTTGTGCCAATTCCATATTGGCTTTCTACCCATATTTTTCCATCCATTAATTCAACAAGCTGCTTGCTGATCGTAAGTCCAAGCCCAGTTCCTCCGTACTTACGACTTGTAGAAGCATCGGCTTGAGAAAAAGGTTTAAAAAGATTTTCAACGTAATCAGGCTTCATACCGATTCCTGTATCTTTAACAAAAAATTTTAATGCTACCCTTTTAAGTTTATCTGATTCACATGGCTCAGCTCCAATAATAACGCTCCCTTCTTTATCTGTAAATTTAACGGCATTGCCTGTAAGATTTGTAAATATTTGCTGTAAACGCATGGAATCTCCAATTAAAGCGCAAGGTAAATTGGGATCGAAATCAACAATTAATTCTATTCCTTTTTCCATAGTTTTTTGAGCAAACAGATCCCCTATTTTTTCAAAGACCTCATCAAGCATAAATGGTGTTTTTTCTATATCTAATTTACCAGCCTCAATTTTAGAAAAGTCTAAAATGTCGTTGATAATTCCAAGTAAAGAATAGGCTGAAGAGTGGATAATCTTAAGATATTTTTCCATTTTAGGAGAAACTTCGAGGCCAAGAGCAAGATCTGCTGCAGAAATAACGCCATTCATTGGAGTTCTTATTTCATGGCTCATATTGGCTAAAAATTCACTTTTAGCTTTGGCAGCGGCAAGAGCAGATTTTTTTGCTTTTTTTAATTTTTTGTTAGCACGTTTTATCTCATCATTACGATTATTTAATTGTGTTTGGGCTAATTTGAAATTTTTGATAGTAACATTTAGCTCACGATTGGTTGCTTCAATATCCTTAGTTTTTTCATTTACCATATTCTGTAGATTTTTAGTATAATCTTTAATATTCTTTGCCATTAGATTAAAAGCGTTAGAAAGAATCTGAAATTCGTCGCGACTATCTAATTCTATATCAACATCATAGTTGTTAGTGGAAATTTCTTCTGCTCCTCTAACAAGAGTTTGGATAGAATTATAAATGTTTTTTCTAATGTTAAGAGAAAGGATTAAGACAAAAGTCGTTGTAAGTAAAAACAGTGCCGAAATACTTAATATTATCCAAAAAATAGTATTTTTTATAGAAGAGTTATCTATTATAATTACAATTTCAAGCAAACCCTTTTGATCTATATCTCCAGTAATATTAATTATATCTACATCTGCGAGTTTCATTTGATTCAAATATTCGGATAAGGGGATAGGAGTTTTAATATTTTTTTCAAATGTCGAAGTGTTTACCAAATTTTTAGAAATCATTAATATATCGGCACCACAAACTTCTTTAAGACTATTGGCAAAACGATGGTTTATTTTATAACCAACTGTAACTGTTCCAACAATCATTGCAGGATCAGTCGCATGATAAATAGGAAAGGTAGTGCATAAAATGATTTCTCCATTATAAGAAGCAACTTCAGATAATACTTCGCCATGTAATGCAGTTTGAACCATTTTATTTTTTTTATCCTCAATATTAAATACCTCTGGCAAATGGCCTTGCGCAAGAATAAGAGAATCCTTATCATGAATTGTAATTACATCTACTCCGAGATCTTCTATAAAACGTGGATTTAAATATTTTAAAATCGGCCCTACTTCTCCAAAATAAGCTCCTCTCTGAATAATATTATTTTGAGAAATCATTCTAGCATAGGTTGCTGTTTGCTTTTTAAACAAATCTAAAGCATGGATAGTTCTTTTTTTAGTATTAGTATTATTTGAATTTATTGAATCATATAACCGCATACCTAAAACAGATAAGGCTATACTTATAATTAATGAAAGGGCAATTATTTGCGTAAAAATAATAAGAGCAATTTTTTTACGCACATTAAGTTTTTTAATTAAATTTTTAAGCATAATGCTACTTGTCTATTTTAGAAGTTTGTTTTTTTTTTTCATATTCAAAAACTGTCTGGTTAATATCAATAATTCGTTTGTAGATAGAATTGTCTTTAATTTGAAAGCCTGATAAAGGGTAATCACCGCCTAATACAAGAGTTCCGTCTTTAAGAGTTGATTTCGCATTTACGCTTAAAAAAGCGTCTTTTATTTTTAAAAATAGCTCTTCAGGTAGAGAACTTGATGTAACCATAGCAGCGAATGGTTCTTCTGGACTTTCTGATATAATTTTAAACGGAGAGTTATTTTTTGATTGAAAAGCCTTATATTTAATATCATACGTTGCACCTATATCAACAAAGCCATTAAATACGGCATTAACAACTTTATTATGATCTCCAAGAAAAAAAATTTTTGAAAAATAGGCGCTTGGGTCTATTCCTTTTTCAAGGAATATATAGATAGGATACTTGTAACCAGATGACGATGCTTTGTCTGTAAATCCAATAGTCTTGGCCTGCATGTCTTTAATGTTTGAAATATGTGATTCCTTTTTAGTGAATATAAAAGATTTTTTAAAACATGTTCCATCCCATTCTACTGTACAAAGATAATTAATTTTATCTGGCATAGTTTGAAGAGTTTCTGCATAAGTTCCTGAGTTTAAACTTGCAATATGAATATTATTGTTCGCCAAATCTTGCTCTAAAGTTCGATAATCAGGAGATATATTTAAAACAATTTCAATTTCGATATATTCTGAAATATATGTAATTATCGGTTTATACCATTTAGCAATTTTTTTTGGATCATCCCATGGAACTTCTCCCAAATTAAGCCTTTTATATCCATAATTGGAATCATTCTTTGTAATTTTATCACCAGCATAAGCAGTTAAGATATTTATTAGTAAAAAACAGATAGCTAAAAAAATAAAACGTTGCATACTCTCCCCCCCTACTTTAATTAATAAACAATATTATTTTTTTTGAATCCCCCTTATTTTGAGAAATTAATAACATCTGTAAACAGTTATTTCCTCAAAGGCGAAAATATAGATATTATT from Desulfobacterales bacterium includes the following:
- a CDS encoding tRNA-guanine transglycosylase — translated: MKSIKSRKGRLYNLPIFLPVYHPAECPVPMDLWVKEFDIQGCIVNAFFLYKDRNVRNKFENGQKIHEYIDFQGLIMTDSGAFQGFQGSLYLKNKTIVEFQEKIGSDIVSPLDLVSPPGERRAIAEKKWNRTLIRIKEAASLVNEAILAGVQQGGKFHDLRRQCTEELMNLGVSYLALGSLVPFLNKNHDLGFVGKVIRDARNMCGDDIPIHVYGAGDPVELPFMSALGANVFDSSSYAHYARQGWYMTPYGAIKDMGPILAGEFKCSCKYCKEFVDITMIFKDERLLASHNLWTILQTIKNIHNALQLGDLNKMLQKILEQHTHWFPNSALMKSWSDIYG
- the hrpA gene encoding ATP-dependent RNA helicase HrpA translates to MKTNFNIEENLNRWGNLSFDSDLPIISKKDEIIEYIKKEQVLIISGETGSGKTTQIPKLCLLAGRGLKGMIGCTQPRRIAAISIAKRISEEIGEENNIVGYKIRFQDTLNKNNIIKIMTDGILLTEAQKNPYLTYYDTIIVDEAHERSLNIDFILGLLRKIITKRKNLKVIITSATIDTEKFSRAFNNAKIIEVSGRLYPVDLNYVPIEFKQNEDYEPSYVESAVDATIKLIESYTLGDILIFMPTEQDIRETCELIAARRYSNILILPLYARLSSGEQSRIFLKTFDRKIIVATNIAETSITIPGIKYVIDTGVARVSQYNPNSRTTSLPISSVSQSSLNQRKGRCGRIENGVCIRLFSEEDFNSRSVYTPPEILRSNLAEVILKMMSLNLGNIYDFPFIDAPLKRNIKDGFDLLFELGAISYKNPNDAFKSRKNLMLTKKGWLMSRLPVDPRISSMLIEAKKNGCLKDILIIASALASQDVRERPLEKAKEADKKHAVFNDPMSDFTAFINIWNWYHTKVSELPSKNALKKLCLEHFLSFRKIKEWIDIHEQLVSILEESDIEIEEQENPKKNNFKLKDFSPLYMAIHCSILSGYLSNIAMQKEKNIFKAAKGKEAMIFPGSVLFGAPPEWIVAFEFVETSRLFARTNAKIHSSWLESIGKDLCRYSYIEPAWSKKRGEVIATEQVILFGLIIDSRTVSYGRTNPEEATEIFIQNALIDLEVIEILGFMKYNLLEVESVRVIENKLRRRDILVSDEKLFDFYKERLKIVYDFKTLKYIIKKKGSDDFLKFSRDMLINFDIDEEKLSLYPDTLYFGTRGFKCEYHFDPSDEKDGITIKVPLDSVPFIKHERLDWLIPAYLHEKIEALIKVLPKSYRKIFVPILKTVDIILNEMPKNEESLFYTLSTFISNRFGVEIPSVLWKDDAISPYLKMRISILGPDGQVLESSRNKSILFKTIKLNNEKEFDEAKKGWEKENCIDWIFGTIPEAIKLESNVGLTWTVFPGLEKGNKCVNLRLFESPYKALTSHIEGVQALYSIKYSLELKFLKKIMVLSGEHRKIANYFGGIEFFEKQLCNRIIKDIFCRNIKDENEFISYGESAKKVIIEKGRDLLEKIKSFFKTYDELRTYLYDLKISLKNSSVLDGFIEELRTELDNLVPADFLNIYPSEKLIDIERYIKGIYFRAKRGMINYQKDQAKYLEVRDFIFKYEELVRKVNFLCSKEKQDALFEFFWMLQEYRISIFAQELKTSFPVSKKKLENRLKEIEMIK
- a CDS encoding response regulator, which gives rise to MLKNLIKKLNVRKKIALIIFTQIIALSLIISIALSVLGMRLYDSINSNNTNTKKRTIHALDLFKKQTATYARMISQNNIIQRGAYFGEVGPILKYLNPRFIEDLGVDVITIHDKDSLILAQGHLPEVFNIEDKKNKMVQTALHGEVLSEVASYNGEIILCTTFPIYHATDPAMIVGTVTVGYKINHRFANSLKEVCGADILMISKNLVNTSTFEKNIKTPIPLSEYLNQMKLADVDIINITGDIDQKGLLEIVIIIDNSSIKNTIFWIILSISALFLLTTTFVLILSLNIRKNIYNSIQTLVRGAEEISTNNYDVDIELDSRDEFQILSNAFNLMAKNIKDYTKNLQNMVNEKTKDIEATNRELNVTIKNFKLAQTQLNNRNDEIKRANKKLKKAKKSALAAAKAKSEFLANMSHEIRTPMNGVISAADLALGLEVSPKMEKYLKIIHSSAYSLLGIINDILDFSKIEAGKLDIEKTPFMLDEVFEKIGDLFAQKTMEKGIELIVDFDPNLPCALIGDSMRLQQIFTNLTGNAVKFTDKEGSVIIGAEPCESDKLKRVALKFFVKDTGIGMKPDYVENLFKPFSQADASTSRKYGGTGLGLTISKQLVELMDGKIWVESQYGIGTTFYFVIPFKRQPDFKEKRFEIPNNMSKLNILTIGNHSESQRILKKYLESFGWHVNMADSGINAIEKLKKDRDQGGSVELIFIDQMMSGMDGLELSRKITHELKIDIPIIMLIGFAKEIGQSDAEKAGIKGFLTKPVNASFLFNTIMDVLKKDSIKVERKKTNIITQASVYKKRLTGCNILVAEDNFTNQEIALAILEGSGINVRIANNGIEALKLLQNNYYDAILMDIQMPEMDGYEATRLIRQNPKFANLPIIAMTAHAMKGDEEKCLDAGMNGYVTKPINQNRLFHTLCKFLNLEERKIPEMISTVVDQKEIQEFLESDIQVEMLPTNSILPEKLPGIDIKTAMGRLAIDASTFKKIIIGFFNNSSNIDSRIRETFLQKDFKTLRMLAHSLKGSALNIGAFDLGNKAQVLELSAADAASSDLQIEDLMESLKIVLDSLQTLKTETDERHDNFDEKINKPPSFISALNDLSKAIELADIPEINTKLIIIKKYFPSKDLDQLENQIRDYDFDVALKTISDFLSDNSASL
- the phnD gene encoding phosphate/phosphite/phosphonate ABC transporter substrate-binding protein — translated: MQRFIFLAICFLLINILTAYAGDKITKNDSNYGYKRLNLGEVPWDDPKKIAKWYKPIITYISEYIEIEIVLNISPDYRTLEQDLANNNIHIASLNSGTYAETLQTMPDKINYLCTVEWDGTCFKKSFIFTKKESHISNIKDMQAKTIGFTDKASSSGYKYPIYIFLEKGIDPSAYFSKIFFLGDHNKVVNAVFNGFVDIGATYDIKYKAFQSKNNSPFKIISESPEEPFAAMVTSSSLPEELFLKIKDAFLSVNAKSTLKDGTLVLGGDYPLSGFQIKDNSIYKRIIDINQTVFEYEKKKQTSKIDK